Proteins from one Mercurialis annua linkage group LG7, ddMerAnnu1.2, whole genome shotgun sequence genomic window:
- the LOC126657681 gene encoding uncharacterized protein LOC126657681: MSSFVEDRKRLFCTPRPSDMPPFSRGTNETFSYASSSSSVPQKECQHGRVKCYISYADENPGRRFLRCYYRRFDDCDYLEWVDPETPKHLRKLLVKLMDNKQDMEGEMTELRQSERDLVYKAEASSAVVRASKDIVSTMCMQIRKAEKMNEELQRAKGELVEMNMVLDKKVDNLTNERAKLVVENKKLRLKVKQLRKVCWLLGIMLGGFVAFAAAMKSF, encoded by the exons ATGTCGAGTTTTGTTGAGGACCGGAAAAGATTGTTCTGTACTCCGCGGCCGTCGGATATGCCTCCATTCTCAAGAGGCACAAATGAAACCTTCTCGTATGCCTCGTCGTCAAGCTCCGTTCCTCAAAAGGAATGCCAACATGGGAGAGTGAAATGTTACATTTCCTATGCAGATGAAAATCCAGGTAGAAGATTTCTGAGATGCTATTACAGAAGG TTTGATGATTGCGACTACCTGGAGTGGGTTGACCCAGAAACTCCGAAGCATTTGCGGAAGCTGCTTGTGAAATTAATGGACAATAAGCAAGATATGGAAGGGGAAATGACAGAATTGAGGCAGAGTGAGAGGGACTTGGTTTACAAAGCTGAAGCCAGTTCCGCAGTTGTGAGAGCATCCAAGGACATTGTGAGTACCATGTGTATGCAGATCAGAAAAGCTGAGAAGATGAATGAAGAGTTGCAGAGGGCAAAAGGTGAGCTAGTTGAGATGAACATGGTACTTGACAAGAAGGTGGATAACTTGACTAATGAGAGGGCAAAATTAGTAGTCGAAAATAAGAAGTTAAGGCTCAAAGTTAAGCAACTGCGAAAGGTTTGTTGGTTGCTTGGCATCATGTTGGGTGGGTTCGTGGCTTTCGCAGCGGCGATGAAGTCGTTTTAA